A genomic segment from Myxocyprinus asiaticus isolate MX2 ecotype Aquarium Trade chromosome 36, UBuf_Myxa_2, whole genome shotgun sequence encodes:
- the LOC127427396 gene encoding solute carrier family 35 member G1-like, whose protein sequence is MGDFRKRNGSVSNNDTDLSVGPCREDDIRVLCHKVDDGDFGEEIQLETRSEVPVDEDADAEDCRRVNGSVFDRVYVPFCCKRGDSDRDDDDGEKDTRENIVQRENKPACQGLGLLYSLLASVFFSVAALLVKKIEGMHAIEISAIRCFFQMLFVMPPMIYYKTGFLGPRGMRIYLFLRGLLGSNAMILLYYAVLQMPLADATVIMFSNPVFTALLAWIFLKEKCTIWDVVFTAFTLTGVILIARPPFLFGGEVPGIEGDYTNHIRGTAAAFTGAVGAACTMVILRKIGKSVHYYLSVWYYAVLGLIECIIVLFILDEWTIPSCGWDRWTLMAIGLLGIAGQTFLIKALQIEKAGPVALMRTMDVVLAFILQFLFLNRKPTWWSLGGALCVISSTSGVAIRKWYSSTRQKS, encoded by the exons ATGGGTGACTTTAGAAAACGCAATGGCTCTGTGAGTAATAATGACACAGATCTATCTGTTGGCCCTTGTAGAGAGGACGACATAAGAGTGCTTTGTCACAAAGTTGACGATGGAGATTTTGGCGAGGAAATACAGTTGGAAACTCGTTCAGAAGTGCCTGTGGATGAGGATGCTGACGCGGAGGACTGCCGCCGGGTGAACGGCAGTGTCTTTGACCGGGTTTATGTGCCGTTTTGCTGTAAGAGAGGAGATAGTGAccgtgatgatgatgatggtgagaAGGACACGAGGGAAAACATAGTTCAGAGAG AAAATAAGCCAGCATGTCAAGGCCTGGGTCTCCTGTACAGTTTGTTAGCATCTGTCTTTTTCTCTGTTGCTGCTCTTCTGGTGAAGAAAATCGAGGGCATGCACGCCATCGAAATCAGTGCGATTCGGTGCTTCTTCCAGATGTTGTTTGTCATGCCGCCCATGATATATTACAA AACTGGCTTTTTAGGACCAAGAGGAATGCGGATCTACCTGTTTCTCAGAGGGCTCCTGGGGTCCAACGCCATGATCTTGTTGTATTACGCAGTTTTGCAGATGCCTCTAGCCGATGCCACGGTTATTATGTTCAGCAATCCAGTTTTCACAGCTTTGCTTGCTTGGATATTCCTCAAAGAGAAATGCACAATATGGGATGTCGTTTTTACCGCGTTTACGCTTACCGGCGTCATACTCATAGCAAGACCTCCCTTCCTTTTTGGTGGCGAAGTGCCAGGGATCGAAGGGGACTACACCAATCACATCAGAGGGACGGCGGCTGCCTTCACGGGCGCTGTTGGGGCAGCGTGCACAATGGTGATCTTGAGAAAAATAGGGAAAAGTGTTCATTACTACCTCTCAGTTTGGTACTATGCAGTCCTCGGACTCATTGAGTGCATCATTGTCTTGTTTATCTTGGATGAATGGACTATACCATCCTGCGGATGGGACCGATGGACCCTCATGGCCATCGGGCTGCTCGGTATAGCTGGCCAGACGTTCCTCATCAAAGCCCTGCAGATTGAGAAAGCAGGACCAGTTGCACTGATGAGGACGATGGATGTGGTCCTAGCCTTCATCTTGCAGTTCCTCTTTCTCAACCGCAAACCGACATGGTGGAGTCTAGGAGGGGCGTTGTGTGTGATCAGCAGCACAAGTGGGGTGGCCATACGGAAGTGGTACAGCAGTACTAGACAAAAGAGCTGA